The Montipora capricornis isolate CH-2021 chromosome 1, ASM3666992v2, whole genome shotgun sequence genome contains a region encoding:
- the LOC138015657 gene encoding uncharacterized protein — protein sequence MESLKQANGKIKAQHLQTRVSSDASSFGLGAVLTQAQEDGGWKPVAYISRSLTPTEQRYAQVEKEALAVTWACERLSDYLIGKPFHIETDHKPLVSLLGSKNLNEMPPRIQRLRMRLLRFQYSISHVPGKSLTTADTLSRAPVNQERQWGLQEEEIALYAHRVLSEIPASDRRLEEIRERQEEDEVCQQLAVYCQIGWPEKDRVPKALKGYWSERGEITLVRGLLLKASRVIIPSCMRIEILDRLHEGH from the exons atggaaagtttaaaacaagcaaacggaaaaattaaagctcag caccttCAGACAAGGGTGTCATCGGATGCTTCCTCATTTGGTCTTGGCGCAGTTCTCACGCAAGCCCAAGAGGATGGCGGTTGGAAACCTGTTGCATACATATCAAGGTCATTGACGCCAACAGAACAGAGGTACGCCCAAGTCGAGAAGGAAGCCCTAGCAGTGACCTGGGCATGCGAAAGGTTATCGGACTACCTCATCGGTAAGCCATTTCATATTGAAACTGATCACAAGCCATTAGTTTCTCTCCTGGGGTCAAAGAACTTAAATGAAATGCCACCAAGAATTCAGCGTCTTCGAATGAGGCTGCTCAGATTCCAGTATTCCATCTCCCATGTTCCAGGCAAGAGTTTGACTACAGCAGATACCCTCTCAAGAGCTCCGGTAAACCAGGAGCGGCAGTGGGGCttacaagaagaagaaatagCCCTGTATGCGCACAGGGTTCTAAGTGAAATTCCAGCCAGTGATAGACGACTGGAAGAGATAAGGGAGCGCCAGGAGGAGGATGAAGTGTGCCAACAGCTAGCAGTCTACTGCCAAATTGGCTGGCCAGAAAAAGATAGAGTTCCGAAGGCACTGAAAGGCTATTGGAGTGAGAGAGGAGAAATTACCTTAGTTCGTGGATTACTTCTTAAGGCTTCCAGGGTCATCATACCATCCTGCATGAGGATAGAGATTCTTGATCGTTTGCATGAAGGTCATTAG